The Terracoccus luteus genome includes a region encoding these proteins:
- the ligD gene encoding non-homologous end-joining DNA ligase encodes MAAEPARVTVEVEGRRMRLSSLDKVMYPKAGTTKAQVLDYYARIAPVLLPHLAGRPVTRVRFPHGTGDLQFFEKNIPAGTPEWLRRAGRDPVFPLVDDLAGVTFLVNLNSLELHVPQWRYEGEGRDAVARHPDRLVIDLDPGPGTGLTECSRVALLVRDRLGSLGLDTLPVTSGSKGMQLYAVLPGSLSSDQVRDTVQQLAQELTKRHPDHVVWKMAKELRPNKVFLDWSQNVAAKTTICPYSLRGRDAPTVAAPRTWDEVEQGAARGDLLQLRAAEVLERVERHGDLAADLVT; translated from the coding sequence ATGGCGGCCGAGCCGGCGCGGGTGACGGTCGAGGTCGAGGGCCGGCGGATGCGGCTCTCGAGCCTCGACAAGGTCATGTACCCCAAGGCGGGGACGACCAAGGCGCAGGTGCTCGACTACTACGCCCGCATCGCGCCGGTGCTGCTGCCCCACCTGGCCGGCCGTCCGGTCACCCGGGTCCGGTTCCCGCACGGCACCGGCGACCTGCAGTTCTTCGAGAAGAACATCCCGGCCGGGACGCCCGAGTGGCTGCGCCGCGCGGGGCGAGACCCCGTGTTCCCGCTCGTCGACGACCTCGCCGGCGTGACCTTCCTCGTCAACCTCAACTCCCTCGAGCTGCACGTACCGCAGTGGCGCTACGAGGGGGAGGGGCGCGACGCCGTGGCCCGGCACCCCGACCGGCTCGTCATCGACCTCGACCCGGGGCCGGGCACGGGACTGACCGAGTGCTCCCGCGTGGCGCTCCTCGTCCGCGACCGCCTCGGGTCGCTCGGCCTCGACACCCTGCCCGTGACGAGCGGCAGCAAGGGGATGCAGCTCTACGCCGTGCTCCCGGGGTCGCTGTCGAGCGACCAGGTGCGCGACACCGTGCAGCAGCTCGCGCAGGAGCTGACGAAACGGCACCCCGACCACGTGGTCTGGAAGATGGCCAAGGAGCTGCGGCCGAACAAGGTGTTCCTCGACTGGAGCCAGAACGTCGCCGCCAAGACGACCATCTGCCCGTACTCCCTGCGCGGGCGCGACGCCCCGACCGTCGCCGCGCCGCGTACGTGGGACGAGGTCGAGCAGGGCGCCGCCCGGGGAGACCTGCTGCAGCTGCGCGCCGCCGAGGTGCTCGAACGCGTCGAGCGCCACGGCGACCTCGCGGCCGACCTCGTCACGTAG
- the ligD gene encoding non-homologous end-joining DNA ligase: MRPMLATATATVPDGPRWAHEVKWDGMRVLADVSEGRLQLFTRTERDVTVAFPELLPLAAEFADMLLDGEVVCLRDGIPSFAALADRFHVTDARRAARLAEANPATLMSFDLLRLYGVDLMARAWSDRRATLERLELEGARWQTPPTFDDGRVLHAATRDQGLEGVVSKRVDSPYLPGQRSALWLKAPHRATVSVVIGGWRPESTGTVASRLGAVLVGVPGPGGLRYLGRVGSGLAGRTGQALLQDLEPLTAAESPFGTEVPRVDALGTRWVHPVLVADVQSLGLGGQGRLRQPAWKGLRDDLTPGDVEPPEGL; this comes from the coding sequence ATGCGCCCCATGCTCGCGACGGCCACGGCGACCGTCCCTGACGGGCCCCGCTGGGCGCACGAGGTGAAGTGGGACGGGATGCGGGTCCTCGCCGACGTCTCGGAGGGGCGGCTGCAGCTGTTCACCCGCACCGAGCGGGACGTCACCGTCGCCTTCCCCGAGCTGCTGCCGCTGGCGGCGGAGTTCGCCGACATGCTGCTCGACGGTGAGGTCGTGTGCCTGCGGGACGGCATCCCCTCGTTCGCCGCGCTGGCCGACCGCTTCCACGTCACCGACGCCCGCCGGGCCGCCCGGCTCGCCGAGGCGAACCCGGCCACCCTCATGTCGTTCGACCTCCTGCGGCTCTACGGCGTCGACCTCATGGCGCGGGCGTGGTCGGACCGGCGGGCGACCCTGGAACGCCTCGAGCTCGAGGGTGCGCGCTGGCAGACGCCGCCGACGTTCGACGACGGCCGGGTGCTGCACGCGGCCACCCGCGACCAGGGCCTCGAGGGCGTCGTCAGCAAGCGGGTCGACTCGCCGTACCTCCCGGGACAGCGAAGTGCGTTGTGGCTCAAGGCTCCTCACCGTGCGACGGTATCGGTCGTCATCGGCGGTTGGCGCCCGGAGTCGACGGGTACGGTCGCGTCCCGGCTGGGCGCGGTGCTCGTCGGCGTCCCCGGCCCCGGGGGCCTGCGCTACCTCGGCCGGGTCGGTTCGGGCCTGGCCGGCCGGACGGGGCAGGCGCTGCTGCAGGACCTCGAGCCGCTCACCGCGGCCGAGTCGCCGTTCGGGACGGAGGTGCCACGCGTGGACGCCCTGGGCACGCGCTGGGTGCACCCGGTGCTCGTCGCCGACGTGCAGTCGCTCGGTCTCGGCGGGCAGGGACGGCTGCGCCAGCCCGCCTGGAAGGGTCTGCGCGACGACCTCACGCCGGGCGACGTCGAACCCCCCGAGGGGCTGTGA
- a CDS encoding Ku protein, which translates to MRAIWKGAVSFGLVNVPVRLFAATENHDVQFRQVHEKDGGRIKYQRVCSIDGEEVAYSDIAKGYEAADGQMVVLSDEELKSLPSRSSKEISIEKFVPSEQIDPLLFDKSYYLEPDKTGLKPYVLLRDALAKADRMALVTVAVRTRMTLAVLRVRDNVIVLQTLLWADEVRAPEFESLGDETHASAKELAMASSLVDSLSGDYEPDEFEDDYAEAVTQLVATKIEGGDITETPEAKEEDTEVVDLLAALQRSVDKAKAAKGGGAAAADSGADDDSGPATKAAAKKAPAKKAPAKKTTAKTAKTTEKKAPAARSATKKASSTRKSATRKSA; encoded by the coding sequence ATGCGAGCCATCTGGAAAGGCGCCGTGTCGTTCGGGCTGGTCAACGTGCCCGTGCGCCTCTTCGCGGCCACCGAGAACCACGACGTGCAGTTCCGGCAGGTCCACGAGAAGGACGGGGGCCGCATCAAGTACCAGCGCGTCTGCTCCATCGACGGCGAGGAGGTCGCCTACAGCGACATCGCCAAGGGCTACGAGGCCGCCGACGGGCAGATGGTCGTGCTGTCCGACGAGGAGCTCAAGAGCCTCCCGTCGCGGTCGTCGAAGGAGATCTCGATCGAGAAGTTCGTGCCGAGCGAGCAGATCGACCCGCTGCTCTTCGACAAGAGCTACTACCTCGAGCCCGACAAGACCGGCCTCAAGCCCTACGTGCTGCTGCGCGACGCCCTGGCCAAGGCCGACCGCATGGCCCTCGTGACGGTTGCCGTACGCACCCGCATGACGCTGGCCGTGCTGCGGGTGCGGGACAACGTCATCGTCCTGCAGACCCTGCTGTGGGCCGACGAGGTGCGCGCGCCCGAGTTCGAGAGCCTGGGCGACGAGACGCACGCGAGCGCCAAGGAGCTCGCCATGGCCAGCTCGCTCGTCGACTCGCTCTCGGGCGACTACGAGCCCGACGAGTTCGAGGACGACTACGCCGAGGCCGTCACGCAGCTCGTCGCGACCAAGATCGAGGGCGGCGACATCACCGAGACGCCGGAGGCCAAGGAGGAGGACACCGAGGTCGTCGACCTCCTCGCGGCCCTGCAGCGCAGCGTCGACAAGGCCAAGGCCGCCAAGGGTGGCGGCGCCGCCGCCGCCGACTCGGGCGCCGACGACGACTCCGGCCCGGCGACGAAGGCCGCGGCGAAGAAGGCCCCGGCGAAGAAGGCCCCGGCGAAGAAGACGACCGCGAAGACCGCGAAGACCACGGAGAAGAAGGCGCCCGCCGCGAGGTCGGCCACGAAGAAGGCGAGCAGCACGCGCAAGAGCGCGACCCGCAAGTCGGCCTGA
- a CDS encoding SDR family oxidoreductase, which produces MDAPTRPVAVVTGGTRGIGLGVVRDLGRTHHVVVGGRSQSGVDAVVAGLPSAAGFVADLGDCGPGGSLERALERLVPTLPRVDVLVHSAGVLRAGTVAEASTADWLESMTVNVVAVVAVTRALLPALRAAGGTVVAVNSGSGLTASADQGPYCASKFALRALTDSLRDEERAHGVRVTSLHPGRVDTDMQHELVEHEGARYDAAAYLDVDTVVAAVRTAVDAPAGASVDSLSVRPRGGPTTPR; this is translated from the coding sequence ATGGACGCACCCACCCGCCCCGTCGCCGTCGTCACCGGAGGCACGCGCGGCATCGGCCTCGGGGTGGTGCGAGACCTCGGCCGCACCCACCACGTCGTCGTCGGCGGTCGCTCGCAGTCGGGCGTGGATGCCGTCGTGGCCGGGCTGCCCTCTGCCGCGGGCTTCGTCGCCGACCTCGGTGACTGCGGGCCGGGCGGGTCGCTCGAGCGCGCGCTCGAGCGACTCGTGCCCACGCTCCCCCGGGTCGACGTGCTCGTGCACTCGGCAGGGGTGCTGCGGGCCGGCACCGTGGCCGAGGCGTCGACCGCGGACTGGCTCGAGTCGATGACGGTCAACGTCGTCGCGGTCGTCGCCGTCACCCGGGCCCTGCTGCCCGCCCTCAGGGCGGCGGGCGGCACGGTCGTCGCCGTGAACTCCGGGTCGGGCCTGACCGCCTCGGCCGACCAGGGCCCCTACTGCGCCAGCAAGTTCGCGCTGCGTGCGCTCACCGACTCCCTGCGCGACGAGGAGCGGGCGCACGGCGTGCGGGTGACCTCCCTGCACCCCGGACGCGTCGACACCGACATGCAGCACGAGCTCGTCGAGCACGAGGGCGCCCGGTACGACGCCGCCGCCTACCTCGACGTCGACACGGTCGTGGCCGCGGTTCGCACGGCCGTCGACGCGCCGGCCGGGGCGAGCGTCGACTCGCTGTCGGTGCGCCCGCGGGGCGGGCCGACGACACCGCGCTGA
- a CDS encoding MMPL family transporter, whose amino-acid sequence MARWLYGLGSRAAGRPKVVLLVWAVLLALGVTGFLAFGGTLSAQVTLPGTPTAKVVDRLAEKLPAASGGSGTVVFHAEDGAALTAAQRAQVTALLQRVGRLDGVAGTVDPFATTAQRQQQADRLAAAKQQVSQGRTQLTAGQQQLDTARARLTSLPAAQQQSAQVQAQLAALEKQQATLDAGRTQLEQQAGQVDVGGRLLAVSERLRQVSTDGSTALGVVRFTQPQLEVTPETKDAVAAALQGADLQGVQVALSQDLVQEVPEVFGPGEAVGLLVAAITLLVMLGTAIAAAVPIVSAVVGVGVGVTAALSLSGVVDMISVTPILGVMLGLAVGIDYSLFLLNRHRRQLLHGMPMRESIALATGTAGNAVVFAGLTVVIALVALNVTGIGFLGLMGSVGAFCVLVAVAMAVTFTPALLSLLGTRALRRRERAFYERHDDAAEEQRRAQQLQEAAATAGLRPMRTARAAVTLVLGVAVLGLLAVPAASLRLGLPDGSSEAADSTQYQAFELTQRYFGAGFNGPLLVVADLAEPVSEAGQAAEQVRVAERLVQQRDVAAVAPVGVSDDRTLLAFQVVPTGGPTSESTEQLVQDIRALPEGYGVAGSASGNIDVSEQLGGALPGYLGLVVGLSLLILVVVFRSLLVPVTATLGFVLSLFATLGAITAVFQWGWLASVFGITTPGPVLSFLPTIVIGIMFGLAMDYQLFLVSGMREAYAHGTDARTAVTAGVRAGRPVVVAAAVIMVAVFAGFISSDAVIIRSFGFALAFGVLVDAFLVRLLIVPAVMHLLGRSAWWIPGWLARVLPDVDVEGASLERGSSSGSAGSSSSERTPA is encoded by the coding sequence GTGGCGCGCTGGTTGTACGGTCTCGGCTCGCGTGCGGCGGGGCGGCCGAAGGTGGTGCTCCTCGTCTGGGCGGTGCTGCTGGCCCTCGGGGTCACCGGCTTCCTCGCCTTCGGCGGCACGCTGTCGGCGCAGGTGACGCTCCCCGGCACCCCGACGGCGAAGGTCGTCGACCGGCTCGCCGAGAAGCTGCCGGCCGCGAGCGGTGGCAGCGGCACCGTCGTCTTCCACGCCGAGGACGGAGCCGCCCTCACCGCGGCCCAGCGTGCGCAGGTCACGGCGCTGCTGCAGCGCGTGGGCCGCCTCGACGGCGTCGCCGGCACCGTCGACCCCTTCGCGACGACGGCGCAGCGTCAGCAGCAGGCCGACCGGCTGGCCGCGGCGAAGCAGCAGGTGAGCCAGGGGCGCACGCAGCTGACGGCCGGTCAGCAACAGCTCGACACCGCCCGGGCCCGGCTGACGTCCCTGCCCGCCGCGCAGCAGCAGAGCGCCCAGGTGCAGGCGCAGCTGGCCGCGCTGGAGAAGCAGCAGGCCACGCTCGACGCCGGCCGCACGCAGCTCGAGCAGCAGGCCGGGCAGGTCGACGTGGGCGGTCGGCTGCTCGCCGTGTCCGAGCGCCTCCGCCAGGTCTCGACCGACGGCAGCACCGCGCTCGGCGTCGTCCGCTTCACCCAGCCGCAGCTCGAGGTCACCCCCGAGACGAAGGACGCCGTGGCCGCGGCCCTGCAGGGCGCCGACCTCCAGGGGGTGCAGGTCGCGCTCAGCCAGGACCTCGTGCAGGAGGTGCCCGAGGTCTTCGGCCCCGGCGAGGCCGTCGGCCTGCTCGTCGCCGCGATCACCCTGCTCGTCATGCTCGGCACCGCCATCGCCGCCGCCGTGCCGATCGTCTCGGCCGTCGTCGGGGTGGGCGTCGGCGTCACCGCGGCGCTCTCGCTGTCGGGCGTCGTCGACATGATCTCGGTGACGCCCATCCTCGGCGTCATGCTCGGGCTGGCGGTCGGCATCGACTACTCGCTCTTCCTGCTCAACCGGCACCGCCGTCAGCTGCTGCACGGCATGCCGATGCGCGAGTCGATCGCCCTCGCCACCGGCACCGCCGGCAACGCCGTGGTCTTCGCCGGCCTGACCGTCGTCATCGCCCTCGTGGCCCTCAACGTCACCGGCATCGGGTTCCTCGGCCTCATGGGCAGCGTCGGCGCCTTCTGCGTGCTCGTCGCGGTCGCGATGGCCGTGACGTTCACGCCGGCGCTCCTGTCCCTGCTCGGCACCCGGGCCCTGCGTCGGCGCGAGCGCGCCTTCTACGAGCGGCACGACGACGCCGCCGAGGAGCAGCGCCGGGCGCAGCAGTTGCAGGAGGCCGCGGCCACGGCCGGGCTGCGGCCGATGCGCACGGCCCGCGCGGCCGTGACGCTCGTGCTCGGGGTGGCCGTGCTCGGCCTGCTCGCCGTGCCGGCGGCCTCCCTGAGACTCGGCCTGCCCGACGGGTCCTCCGAGGCGGCGGACTCGACGCAGTACCAGGCCTTCGAGCTGACGCAGCGGTACTTCGGCGCCGGCTTCAACGGGCCGCTGCTCGTCGTCGCCGACCTCGCCGAGCCCGTCAGCGAGGCCGGTCAGGCGGCCGAGCAGGTGCGCGTCGCCGAGCGGCTCGTGCAGCAGCGCGACGTCGCGGCGGTGGCCCCGGTCGGGGTGTCCGACGACCGCACGCTGCTCGCCTTCCAGGTCGTCCCCACCGGCGGGCCGACGAGCGAGTCGACCGAGCAGCTCGTGCAGGACATCCGCGCCCTCCCCGAGGGCTACGGCGTCGCCGGCAGCGCGAGCGGCAACATCGACGTCTCCGAGCAGCTCGGTGGGGCCCTCCCCGGCTACCTCGGCCTCGTCGTCGGGCTGTCGCTGCTCATCCTCGTCGTCGTGTTCCGCTCGCTGCTCGTGCCAGTCACCGCGACGCTCGGCTTCGTCCTGTCGCTCTTCGCGACGCTCGGCGCCATCACCGCCGTGTTCCAGTGGGGCTGGCTCGCGTCGGTCTTCGGCATCACGACGCCCGGGCCGGTGCTCAGCTTCCTGCCGACCATCGTCATCGGCATCATGTTCGGCCTCGCGATGGACTACCAGCTGTTCCTCGTCTCGGGCATGCGCGAGGCCTACGCCCACGGCACCGACGCCCGCACCGCCGTCACGGCGGGGGTCCGGGCCGGGCGCCCGGTGGTCGTCGCCGCGGCGGTCATCATGGTCGCCGTGTTCGCGGGCTTCATCAGCTCGGACGCCGTCATCATCCGGTCGTTCGGGTTCGCCCTCGCCTTCGGCGTGCTCGTCGACGCCTTCCTCGTGCGCCTGCTCATCGTCCCCGCGGTCATGCACCTGCTGGGGCGCAGTGCGTGGTGGATTCCGGGGTGGCTGGCCCGGGTGCTGCCCGACGTCGACGTCGAGGGGGCCTCGCTGGAGCGCGGGTCGTCGTCAGGCTCGGCAGGCTCGTCGTCGTCGGAGCGCACGCCCGCCTGA
- a CDS encoding sugar phosphate isomerase/epimerase family protein: MSVRVGLSTSSVYPDNAATAFATALRLGYDAVEIMVWTDPVTREAGALRALSEHHGLPVASVHAPTLLLTQRVWGTEPWDKIDRSIELAHEIGAPTVVLHPPFRWQREYAAEFVEGIALREHDSGLRLAVENMYPWRTAGRELLAYLPHWDPTDQPYDSVTLDLSHTATAGSDALAMVEALGDRLAHVHLADGLGSFKDEHLVPGRGAQPCAAVLQLLADTGWQGDVVVEVGTRKESADQREIDLAEALAFARLALEPTRGEGRL; encoded by the coding sequence GTGAGCGTCCGGGTCGGACTCTCGACGTCGTCGGTCTACCCCGACAACGCCGCCACCGCCTTCGCCACGGCGCTGCGCCTCGGCTACGACGCCGTCGAGATCATGGTCTGGACCGACCCCGTCACCCGTGAGGCGGGGGCCCTGCGCGCCCTGTCCGAGCACCACGGGCTGCCCGTCGCGTCGGTGCACGCCCCGACCCTGCTGCTGACGCAACGGGTCTGGGGCACCGAGCCGTGGGACAAGATCGACCGCTCCATCGAGCTGGCGCACGAGATCGGCGCCCCCACGGTGGTGCTGCACCCGCCCTTCCGCTGGCAGCGCGAGTACGCGGCGGAGTTCGTCGAGGGCATCGCCCTGCGGGAGCACGACAGCGGCCTGCGACTCGCCGTCGAGAACATGTACCCGTGGCGCACGGCCGGGCGCGAGCTGCTCGCCTACCTTCCCCACTGGGACCCGACCGACCAGCCCTACGACAGCGTCACCCTCGACCTGTCCCACACCGCGACCGCCGGCTCCGACGCCCTCGCGATGGTCGAGGCCCTCGGTGACCGACTCGCCCACGTCCACCTCGCCGACGGCCTCGGCTCGTTCAAGGACGAGCACCTCGTCCCGGGCCGCGGTGCCCAGCCCTGCGCGGCGGTGCTCCAGCTGCTCGCCGACACCGGGTGGCAGGGCGACGTCGTCGTCGAGGTCGGCACGCGCAAGGAGTCGGCCGACCAGCGTGAGATCGACCTCGCCGAGGCCCTCGCCTTCGCCCGCCTCGCCCTCGAGCCCACCCGGGGGGAGGGGCGGCTCTGA
- a CDS encoding Ppx/GppA phosphatase family protein — protein sequence MRLGVIDIGSNTVHLLVVDAYAGAHPLPASSHKTELRLSESTRPDGSIDPATADRLVAFIGECLVIAEDQGVHDLFAFATSALREAPNGPDVIARVRAETGVDLETLTGSDEARMTFLAVRRWFGWSSGRLLVVDIGGGSLELAGGLDEEPDVAVSLPLGAGRVTRERLPGDPPTADELRAVRGWVRTTLAEQLRPLLTAGPPDRAVGTSKTLRSLARIAGAAPREEGPFVPRHLTRDDLAVVVEKLAGMDAVARTSLPAVSVGRAHQLLAGALVAQASMDLLQLERLDICPWALREGLILRRLDHLAGA from the coding sequence ATGCGGCTGGGCGTCATCGACATCGGGTCGAACACGGTTCACCTGCTCGTCGTCGACGCCTACGCCGGCGCCCACCCGCTGCCCGCGTCGTCGCACAAGACCGAGCTGCGGCTGTCCGAGAGCACCCGGCCCGACGGCAGCATCGACCCGGCCACCGCCGACCGGCTCGTCGCCTTCATCGGTGAGTGCCTCGTCATCGCCGAGGACCAGGGCGTCCACGACCTCTTCGCCTTCGCCACGTCGGCGCTGCGCGAGGCGCCGAACGGCCCCGACGTCATCGCCCGGGTGCGCGCCGAGACCGGCGTCGACCTCGAGACCCTCACCGGCAGCGACGAGGCGCGCATGACCTTCCTCGCCGTGCGGCGGTGGTTCGGCTGGTCGAGCGGGCGGCTGCTCGTCGTCGACATCGGCGGCGGCTCGCTCGAGCTCGCCGGCGGCCTCGACGAGGAGCCCGACGTCGCCGTCAGCCTGCCCCTCGGGGCCGGCCGGGTCACCCGCGAACGTCTGCCCGGTGACCCCCCGACCGCCGACGAGCTGCGGGCGGTGCGCGGCTGGGTGCGCACGACCCTCGCCGAGCAGCTGCGCCCGCTGCTTACCGCCGGCCCGCCCGACCGCGCCGTCGGCACGTCGAAGACCCTGCGATCGCTGGCCCGCATCGCCGGTGCCGCCCCGCGCGAGGAGGGGCCGTTCGTCCCGCGCCACCTGACCCGTGACGACCTCGCCGTCGTCGTCGAGAAGCTCGCGGGCATGGATGCCGTCGCCCGCACCTCCCTGCCCGCCGTGTCGGTCGGGCGCGCCCACCAGCTGCTCGCCGGCGCGCTCGTGGCGCAGGCCTCCATGGACCTGCTCCAGCTCGAGCGCCTCGACATCTGCCCGTGGGCCCTGCGCGAGGGCCTCATCCTGCGCCGCCTCGACCACCTCGCCGGCGCGTGA
- a CDS encoding class I SAM-dependent methyltransferase translates to MSEVIPSPNIWHTPDVYEVENRGVDRAGVIDAAMRSVLDWSGLDVVDIGCGTGYHLPVFARDARSVVGVEPHPPLASLAAERVSGMPSCSVREEGAAAIGVPDASFDVAHARWAYFFGPGCEPGLAELDRVMRPGGAAFVVDNDATRSTFGRWFRRALPGYDPRAVERFWERQGWSRERLDIAWTFDSRDDFEAVVGIEFAPEHADLILAEHPDATGVDYAVNLWHRRY, encoded by the coding sequence GTGAGCGAGGTCATCCCCTCCCCCAACATCTGGCACACGCCCGACGTCTACGAGGTCGAGAACCGCGGCGTCGACCGGGCCGGCGTCATCGACGCGGCCATGCGCTCGGTGCTCGACTGGTCGGGTCTCGACGTCGTCGACATCGGCTGCGGCACGGGCTACCACCTGCCGGTCTTCGCCCGCGACGCGCGGTCGGTCGTCGGTGTCGAACCGCACCCGCCGTTGGCTTCGCTTGCGGCAGAACGGGTCTCGGGGATGCCCTCGTGCTCGGTCCGCGAGGAGGGTGCCGCCGCGATCGGGGTGCCCGACGCCTCCTTCGACGTCGCGCACGCCCGGTGGGCCTACTTCTTCGGGCCCGGCTGCGAGCCGGGTCTGGCCGAGCTCGACCGGGTCATGCGCCCGGGCGGCGCGGCCTTCGTCGTCGACAACGACGCCACCCGCTCGACGTTCGGGCGCTGGTTCCGGAGGGCGCTGCCGGGCTACGACCCCCGGGCCGTCGAGCGCTTCTGGGAGCGGCAGGGCTGGTCACGCGAGCGCCTCGACATCGCGTGGACCTTCGACAGCCGCGACGACTTCGAGGCCGTCGTCGGCATCGAGTTCGCGCCGGAGCACGCCGACCTCATCCTCGCCGAGCACCCCGACGCGACCGGTGTCGACTACGCCGTCAACCTCTGGCACCGCCGCTACTGA
- the nadC gene encoding carboxylating nicotinate-nucleotide diphosphorylase, giving the protein MTRVDTTQATDDGLSGFPLEHALALVEVALAEDLGPRGLDVTTLATIPADQVRTAEVVARAPGVVAGIPVVSLVLEQVAETLGVDVPSVEVVRDDGARVERGDTIARVVGSTRVVLVAERTLLNVVSRLSGVATHTRRWADALEGTGTMVLDTRKTTPGMRWLEKYAVRCGGGTNKRMGLYDVAMIKDNHKLAAGSVAAAYALVRERFPDVPVQVEVTTPDEAQEAWDAGARFVMCDNMDVATLTATVALLRENASAAGEPVEIEATGGLTLEVVRDYAGSGVDYVSVGGLTHSSPIVDIALDLVD; this is encoded by the coding sequence ATGACCCGGGTGGACACGACGCAGGCGACGGACGACGGCCTCAGCGGCTTCCCCCTCGAGCATGCCCTCGCCCTCGTCGAGGTCGCACTGGCCGAGGACCTCGGCCCCCGCGGGCTCGACGTGACGACGCTGGCCACGATCCCGGCCGACCAGGTGCGCACGGCCGAGGTGGTCGCCCGCGCGCCCGGGGTGGTGGCCGGCATCCCCGTCGTCTCCCTCGTGCTCGAGCAGGTGGCCGAGACCCTCGGCGTCGACGTGCCGAGCGTCGAGGTGGTCCGCGACGACGGCGCGCGCGTGGAGCGGGGGGACACCATCGCGCGGGTCGTCGGGTCGACCCGGGTCGTGCTCGTCGCCGAGCGCACCCTGCTCAACGTCGTCAGCCGGCTCTCCGGCGTGGCCACGCACACGCGCCGGTGGGCCGACGCGCTCGAGGGCACCGGCACGATGGTGCTCGACACCCGCAAGACGACGCCCGGGATGCGGTGGCTCGAGAAGTACGCGGTGCGCTGCGGCGGCGGCACGAACAAGCGGATGGGTCTCTACGACGTCGCGATGATCAAGGACAACCACAAGCTCGCAGCCGGGTCGGTCGCGGCGGCCTACGCCCTCGTGCGCGAGCGCTTCCCCGACGTGCCGGTGCAGGTCGAGGTGACGACCCCCGACGAGGCCCAGGAGGCGTGGGACGCAGGCGCGCGGTTCGTCATGTGCGACAACATGGACGTCGCCACGCTCACCGCGACCGTGGCGCTCCTGCGTGAGAACGCCTCTGCTGCAGGCGAACCGGTCGAGATCGAGGCGACGGGCGGGCTCACGCTCGAGGTCGTGCGCGACTACGCCGGCAGCGGCGTCGACTACGTGTCGGTCGGCGGGCTCACCCACAGCAGCCCCATCGTCGACATCGCCCTCGACCTCGTCGACTGA